GATAGAGATGTGGTTGCAGTGCTTGAAAAGAGATTGAAAACTATTCTTGATAAAGTTTATACGGAAACAAAGGTTGTTGATCTTAAAGATAACGGCAATTCGATTGTTGTTAAACTGGAAGGGAAAAATGTTACAGAACCCGAACAGACATTTGATAAAGTTTTAGTTTCAATTGGAAGAAAACCTGTTACAGCAGGACTTGGACTTGAAAACACAAATGTAAAAGTTAATCAGCGCGGTTTTGTTATTGTTGATAAGCAATTGAAAACTGATGATCCTAACATCTATGCAATTGGTGATATTGTCGGTGGTGCAATGCTTGCACACAAAGCTTCTGCTGAAGGTAAAGTTGCAGTTGAAGCAATACTTGGTCATAAAGTTGCATTCGAACCAAACGCAATTCCGGCAGTTGTGTTTACCGATCCCGAGTTAGCATGGGCGGGTTTAACAGAAACCGAAGCACGTGAAAAAGGAATTAAAGTTGAAGTTGCAAAATTTCCGTGGGGCGCAAGCGGACGAGCTACAACTTTAGACCGTAACGATGGTATGACAAAACTTATTATAGAGCCGGAAAGTGAAAGAATTCTGGGTGTAGCTATTGTTGGTGTTGGCGCGGGGGATATGATTGCAGAAGGAACTCTAGCAATTGAAATGGGTGCGGTTGTTAAAGATCTCGAACTGACAATCCATCCGCATCCTACTTTATCAGAAACTATGATGTTTGCGGCAGAATTATTCTACGGTCATGCAACAGATATGTATAGACCAAAAAGAAAATAACAATTCTGAGTCCGGAAATTACCGGACTCAGAAGCTCACTTTTGTTAAGGTAAATATTTTTATTAAATAATTACTATTTGTCAATTAAGTTTTTGTACGCTTGTAAGTTTCTTATATTATCAAATTCAGAATCATTTTCCGGACTTTCTTTTGGCATTCCTCCATTAATTGCTTTTTCGAGATAGAGCAAAGCTTTATCAGAATCATTAATTAAAGAGTAAGCAGCAGCAACGAAATAGAATATTTCACTTTGATTTTCCACGTTAAGCTCGATGGCTTTGTTGCAATATTTTTCCGCGTCCTGCGTATCGTTTAATCTTGCAGCTGCTAACGCCATCCATTTATATGGATCCGGATAATTACCTGTGTCTTTTTCGATAAACTTTTTACAGCTCTCAATAACGTCTTTATATTGTTTGTTCATATACTGGCATAACGCAAGATCCAAATAAGCGGGATGGGTAACAGCGTCATCGGAAATTAGTTTTTCATATATCGGAATAGCTTTAGCATAAACCCCGTAAGATTTATAGAGCCGGGCAAGTTCTAATGAAACATCTGCAAGATTTGGATTCAATGATAAAGCATGTTTAAAATGACTTTCTGCCTTATCAAGTTGGTTCAAATACCCATAGCAAATCCCCATATGATAATTAAGTTCAAGGTTATCGGGTTTAATTTTATGACTGAGTAAAAAATATTTTAATGCTTCTTCAAAATTTTGCTTTATGAAATTAATTTCTCCAGAAAAAGCTAATGCGTTAAAATCGTTATTATCATGTTCAAGAACTTTTTTGTATGCTCTTTCAGCATCGTCATATTTTTCCTCATTAAAGTAAATATCGCCTATGTTGTTGTAAAGTTTATAACTATTGGGATTTTTTGCAATCACCATTTCATAAAATGGAATTGCTTCAGAAGGTTTTTTTAGAATTTCTTCAAGATACTTTCCGTACATCCAGTAAACTGTCGGAGAGTCATATTTCAGATCAATTGATTTTTTAAACAAGGGACCGGCATCATTCCAGCGTCCCATATAAGCAAGTGTAATTGCTTTCTCGCCATATGGATCGCCCCAAGTGGGTTCTTCTTTAATAGCGGTATCAAAATAACCTAGAGCATCCTCATTTTTATTCAATTCTCTTAAAGCAACTCCTATATTACAGGCCATGCTGTTGGGAATAATTTCTTCACATTTTTTAAAATAGGTGATAGCTTGTTCAAATTCTTCGTTTGCCATAGCGATGCTTGCGGAGTTTAGATATTCTTGAAATTTTTCTTTTTGACCTGGAACTGTTATTTGTATAGAGTATTTCTCAACAATTCGCCGTCCGTCCTCATTCGAATCATTCCCGCTGTGAAGTTTTTTCTTGCAAACAATACATTCATCTTTAGCGGCACAATCGCTGCAAACTCTTGCATAGTCGCCGCCAATAATATTCTCTTTACAAAAGTAACATCCAGTGTTCCAGAGTCCTCCTTGTTTTACCCAGCACTCTTCACAAATTTTTGCTCTTTTACTTCTTGAGGAAACACTATTATTACACGAAGCACATTTTCCATAACCCTTGTCCTGC
This Melioribacteraceae bacterium DNA region includes the following protein-coding sequences:
- a CDS encoding tetratricopeptide repeat protein; this encodes MKTMIKFLICQLIVATILNVFLENSILNAQPKYFNISICKVHKELQDKGYGKCASCNNSVSSRSKRAKICEECWVKQGGLWNTGCYFCKENIIGGDYARVCSDCAAKDECIVCKKKLHSGNDSNEDGRRIVEKYSIQITVPGQKEKFQEYLNSASIAMANEEFEQAITYFKKCEEIIPNSMACNIGVALRELNKNEDALGYFDTAIKEEPTWGDPYGEKAITLAYMGRWNDAGPLFKKSIDLKYDSPTVYWMYGKYLEEILKKPSEAIPFYEMVIAKNPNSYKLYNNIGDIYFNEEKYDDAERAYKKVLEHDNNDFNALAFSGEINFIKQNFEEALKYFLLSHKIKPDNLELNYHMGICYGYLNQLDKAESHFKHALSLNPNLADVSLELARLYKSYGVYAKAIPIYEKLISDDAVTHPAYLDLALCQYMNKQYKDVIESCKKFIEKDTGNYPDPYKWMALAAARLNDTQDAEKYCNKAIELNVENQSEIFYFVAAAYSLINDSDKALLYLEKAINGGMPKESPENDSEFDNIRNLQAYKNLIDK
- the lpdA gene encoding dihydrolipoyl dehydrogenase, whose protein sequence is MKTQLAVIGGGPGGYAAAFLAADLGMNVTLIDLEKNPGGVCLYRGCIPSKALLHVAKLIHEAEDAKKWGVEFGEPKIDINKLRDFKNGVVNKLTGGLGQLCKQRKVNYINGKAAFVNSNTLSVAKVDGTTEEVTYEKAILATGSIPATVPGFPTDSPRIMDSTSALDINDVPKKLLVIGGGYIGLELSTVYASLGSKVTVVEMLPGLLPGADRDVVAVLEKRLKTILDKVYTETKVVDLKDNGNSIVVKLEGKNVTEPEQTFDKVLVSIGRKPVTAGLGLENTNVKVNQRGFVIVDKQLKTDDPNIYAIGDIVGGAMLAHKASAEGKVAVEAILGHKVAFEPNAIPAVVFTDPELAWAGLTETEAREKGIKVEVAKFPWGASGRATTLDRNDGMTKLIIEPESERILGVAIVGVGAGDMIAEGTLAIEMGAVVKDLELTIHPHPTLSETMMFAAELFYGHATDMYRPKRK